CTTTCACGATGTCCATCGGCTGCGTAGGCTGTATGGGCGGAGTGAGCTGCATGGGTTGAGCGGTTTGTGTCATCTGAGCATTGGGATCCACTTCCAGTTCTTGTTCGGGAGGCTCCAAGCATTCGATCTTAGTTTGCTCGGTCACTGCTGGCGTCGGTATGGCTGAGACGACAGATGGCGCTGCTCTGGTTATGATGGCTTGAGAAACGGTGGATACAAGAGGAATATGCGGCTTGGGAATTTGATTACCCTGCGAGACAGGCGAGTGCCTCTGAGCGGTACTCAAAGGTAACGTTTGCGAGATGATGCATTTCTCTTCAGGTACCGTTACAGGGACAGTGGGAGCAATCTGTTGCGATACTATCGGCACGACAGTCTTGATCAGCGGCTGGTTGGTCGTAGCGACCGTCGATGCTCCGATACTATGCACCACGGatttatgaaccagatgagattGTCCATGCGCCACTATCACAGGACTCGGGGTCGAAGAGCGCGGTACGTGCGTCGTGAGAAGTTGAAGACTCGACAGTTCTTGTTTCTGTCTAGGTGACAATAAATTATTATCCGTCGTGATGGAACCAGGCATTTGTTTCTGAGATCTGGATGTGAGCGTGCAGGTGTCAGCGATGGTGGTTGGTTTTCCGAACACGGGGCTGGACGTGCTAGCATTGATCTCGATCTTGGCCGTTTCAGGAATATACGTGGGCGGTTGGTTGGGCGATGGTACTTTGGGCGACGTGGACGCTTTGTTCGTGGGTTCGGGGATCACGGCAGGTGACAATTTAGGCTCTTCTAGGCGTTGCGGAGGTTCGTTAGGATTGACTGGTAGCAACGTTTCTATTACGGATTTACCACCCAGGGCCGAGTCCCTTGAGCTCTTCACTGGCATGTAAGGACGGTGTGGAATATTCAACGTTAACGGTGGTAGGCCACCCCTAGGATAACTGGGCGCTAGAGCTCTCATCCCTGGAGCGTGTTGAATCACCGGCTGCTGGGTAGCCGCGGTGGAATAGATCTGTTGTGAAGGTGTTTCCGGTCTGTGAGAGGACACTGTGGCGCTCACGGCGATTCTCGCCGGCGGAGGTGACGGTTTCCCAACGTTGGGCACGTGAGGACTCAACGACGGGTTCCTCGACCACTGTCCGTTGGGCGACAGAGGCTGCGAGACTCTAGGTGACAGCTGAGAGGGTACCAAAGGCGGTATCCTCGATGGAACTAGAGGTGGTAGAGGTGTCAGATTCGAGGCAGCTGAGGAAGACACCGTGGATATGTTCTGCATCCTGGGTGAAGCCTGACGCATCGGGACCATCTGAGATTGTGGCGACACGGGCAGTTTCTGGTACAATGACTGGACGGTGTTGGGTGGTCTGGGGCTGGCAGCTGCGATTCTGGGCGTCTCGCTGGTGATGGGGACGCTGCACGGCCCCAGAGCTGGCTGTTTGTACTGCGGTGGCGGAGACGTCGAGACACGATGCGCCTGTTGAGTAGTTATTCTCTCTGGACTGGTGCGGCTGATGGTCGTATCCGTGGTTTCTAGCTGCTGCACGGCCTTGACGACTTCGCGAGGCTTCTCGTTCAGGTTCCAAGAATGCGCGATCACGGACGCCGGTGGACTCTGAGGCTTCGCTGGTACAGCGATTCGCGTTTCGACCGGTTTCTCTGCTACAGCTATGGATGGAGGAGCTGCAGCAGCGACGGTGCTGATGGTCTTCGTAGGCGACTTGTAGAACGATGGAATGTCTGGCGTTTTCGGCGGCTGCGTCAGGTCGAAGGTCTCGTAGTTGGGGTCCTCCTCCGTGTCCGTGTCTATCTGCAGATCGTGTTCGCTTTGAGGAGTGTCTGGTTTCAAATCTGTCTCGCCTTCCCCTGCGGAGGCGTTCAAACTCTCGACCGCTTGCTGCATCTCTTCGACGTCTTCCTGAGGCGCCTCCGGCTGCTGTCCTACCGTGTCGTCCACCTCAGCATCCTCCTCCTCGCCCTCGTAGGAGAAGTCCTCCGTAGATCCGCCGAAGGTCTCCTCCAGTAACGCGGCGACAGCGTCCTCCGTCTCTTCCTGAGAAATGGCGACTCGTGGTTTGTCTTCCGTCTGCGCTGGAGGCGTCGTGGGCGCTGCGACGTCGGTCTCCTCTCTGCCACTGCGCGGCTGGCAACTTCCCTCGCGTTCCTCCGGCTCAGAGATACTCTTCACTGCGTTCTCGTGGATGGTTTCGTCGATCTCTATGCCAAATCCGGGTATGAACTTGTCCTTCTTCTTATCTGGTTTCGAGGACTGAATGCCACCGCTGGCGACCGGAGGGGACATCGACGGTACCGTCGCCACGCTGGACGTAACTTTCGGGATGGGACTTAACAAGGTGTCTCTAGGCGATGGCAAGGTGGGCGACATCGTTTTCGTGATCAACGGACTACTGGCTCTGGGAGGACTGGGATCCGCACCCAAGTAGGGCAACTCGCCGCTCTTCTCGTGATGGtgatggtggtggtggtgaTGATGATGGTAATCCTTCCGACTGCGCTCCTCTTTCGACTTCTtccgcttcttcttcttctccttGACCTTCTCCGGTACCGTGGACGGCGTGGACGGCTCGACGCTGTCGTTGTCATCGGTAAATCGAAACACGTCGTGATCGTTGTTCTCTGTACACACTATACCAGATTTAGGGGAGTTTGGTAGCCCCAGGAGCTTCGCCTCGATCTCTCGTCCCGCCTCAGCTAGGTCGACGCTGTTCTCGTCCTCGGGTTGATGGCGCCGTTTCTTCTCTGTTTTTCGTCTGACTCTTTCCACGTCCAACACGGGACTGTGTCCACCGTCGCTGTCGGTAGCGTACGCGTTGTTCTCGGGTGCCATGTTACCGAGGTGGTTGAAGAAGGTGTTGGATGGACCGTCGTCGACGTCGTCCGAAAGCGGCCCGAAAATGTCCTCCATTCGCTGCGAGTCTCTAACTTCTTGTCTGTTGAGCCTCTTTCTCCTTGCTTTCGTCTTCTCGTCGCCGTTTCGATCTCGCCTTTTATCCTTCTTGTTCCGTTGCTTCTTCTCCGACCGTATTCTCTCCTCGTTGGTGTTCTCCAAAACCGTCGTTCCCGGCGTGGTGGGAGTGGTAATGACGGCCGGCTCTGACGTGTGATTCGGTCGACACTCCGTGTTCCCTGTCACGATGTTGGACTTGTTCTTGTGCTCGATGCTCTCCGACGACTCGTTCTTCAAACTGTCCTCCGTTGACATGGAGTTCTTCTGTCGTTTCTGCTTCTTCTTATGCGACTTCTTGCGCGAGTCCCTCTCGTGGTTGTTCACCACAATGGCGGGATGGTTTCCGCGGAAAGCAACGGAGATTCTCTCGTCGTCGTCGGATGTGCGCGGCTCCTCCTTCACTGTTGCATGACTCACCACCACGGTCGAGGTCTCCAGAGGGTTGTGTTTCTCCTCGGTATCGGCGAAACCGAGGTCCACGTCGCTCTCCAGGAACCTCTCGGTCTTCACTTTGCGAATCTTGTTGTTGAACGACTCGTCCTCCTCGCTGGTGTCGGAATGAATTCGAGATCGCGAGCCCTTCCTGGAAAGGGACTTCGCTCTGGCAGAATCGGACTCGGACGTCGCCTCGTCCTCCGTCAGAGCCTTGCTGGACACCGAGTCCCCATCCCAGGACGTGCTCTGTTTCTTCTCTTCTCGTCTCGCTCGACTCTGCTTCAGCTGCGAGAACTTATCCTTCAGACGCACCTGACGCTTCTCCTCCTCGAGCTTCTGCATGTTCTTCGTCGAGCGCGCCTTCACCTTGTCGTACATGCTGATGTAAGCAGGCTCGTCGTCTACAATGTCAAAGATGGAGTGTTTCTTCGGCTCGTCACTGTCCGTGTCCGTGGCCAACGGATGCCTGGTGACCTCCATATCGTGGGTGGACAAAGGATCGTCGACGTCGCTGTGCAGGTTCATGGAAGACTGTTGCTGATGATGCTGCTGTATCTCTCGAGAGTGATTGGAACCTACCGACGTCTGCTCGCTGGGCGAGTTGGAGTCGTTGCGCTTGGAGAGCTCCAGTCTGGACAAGAACTCTTTATCAGACTCGTGGGAGACCCTGGGGCTTCGTTCCCTGGACTCCTTCTCCGAGCGATTCTTCTTGCTTCGCTGTTTCTCTTTGCCACTGTCCCGATTGTTCTCTCTGCTTTCTCTGTTGGATTCCCTGTTAAGTTCCCCGTGGCTAGTCTCCCTGCTGTCTTGGGCTTGCGTGGATCCGCTGCTGCTCTCCTTGCTGTCTCGACTCTCTCTGCTGTCGCGACTCGAACGATGAGAGTCGTTGCGATGCTTACGATCCTCCGACCTTCTGTTCTGCCTAGGCCTGTCCCTCCAGTGTTCGGAGATCTTCATGCGTTTCGCCTCGTCCTCCGTTGGTCCGTCCTGCGACGAACATCGTCGCTTGATGGACACGGGCGCGGGTGAGATCTGATTCTGAGACTGAGAGACGGATTGATGAAGATGATTCTCGGTGGGCTGTCGTCTGCTCTCGTCACGATCCCTCTTATCTTTGTCCTTGTCATCTCGATCCCTCCTCTTGTCGCGTTCGGATTTTTCTTTCTCGCGCCTCTCCTGGTCCTCGCGATCCCTCCTCTTCTCGCGATCGTGTTTCTCGCGTTCGAATCTTTCTCTCTCCTCTTTCTCGCGCTTTTCTTTCTCCGCCCGTTCTCGTTCCTCTTTTTCTTTCCGTCGTTCCCGTTCCAATCGTTCCTTCTCCTCCCTCTCGCGTTTCCTCTCTCTATCGAGACGTTCCTTTTCCTCTCGCCTCCTGTCGCGTTCCTCCTTTTCCCGCCTCTCTTGTTCCTCCCTCTCCTTCCTGACGCGTTCCTTTTCTTGCTTCTCCCGCTCCAATCGAAGCTCCCGTTCTTTTCTGTCCCGATCTTCGCGCTCCCTCCTTTCCCGCTCTTCCCGTTCCCTGCGCTCCTGACGTTCCTTCTCCTCCCTCTCTCGTTTCTCGCGTTCCAAACGTTCCTTTTCTCGTCTCTCTTTCTCCTTAGCCTCGCTCTCCTCCCGTTCCTTTCGTTCTCGTTCTCTCTCCTCCCTCTCACGTTTGTCCTTCTCGTGTCGCTCCTTGTCCAACCTTTCGCGTTCCCGCCTCTCTTCGTCCTTCTCTCGCCTCTCCTCGCGTTCCTTGCGCTCCTGTCTGTCGCGATCTTCCTTCTCCCTCCTCTCCTGCCTCTCGCGATCGTCCTTCTcccgtctctctttctctttctcctcCCTTTCCTTCCTCTCGTAACGCACCTCCTTGTTCTCCTTGAACTCCCTCGCGTGACCGTCCGATTCGACGACATCGTTCACCAACGAGTCCTTCTCCTCGCGATCCTTGCGACTCCTCTCGACGTCCGCGTCCTCTTTCCGCGACTTCCTCTGGCAGTCCTTGTTCTTGCTGTACTTGGAGTCCCTGCCGTCCTTGCTGTCGCGGGAGTCTCTGCTCTCCCGACTGCCGCCGATTTCCTTCCTCAAACGAGACCGAGAGCTGTCCACGGAcgaagacgacgacgacgagcagGAAGAGTTCGACGAGGACGTCGTGGAAGACGGTGGCACCGTGGACGCGGCGCTGGACATGGAAGGTTGGTACTGACTGCTAGACGAGGACACCGTGCTGGACGCGGTCGTTGTCGCAGGCGTCGTCGacgttgtcgtcgtcgtcgtcgccgccGTCGCGGTGACCGAGGTCGTCGTCATCGGTGTGGGTGTCGGGAACGCGACGATGGACGCGGTCGTCGCGGTGGGCGTCGACGTAGCGGCGGTGGTCAGTCCTCGACTCGTCGATGCTCCCAAAACGTGAATACTACTTACGCTACCGTTGCTGCTAAGAATACTACTAGCTGACGTTAAACCACTACTGTTGCCGCTACTGGCTGCCGTCCCGCTACCGAGACCGATCGGCAGCGAAACCGGTGGCAATTCGGGACTAACGGTTTTGATTGATGTGCCGGGTGTGATAGGTGTCGCCGGTGTTGGGTGTACGCAGTTGTGCTGCACCGTTGTCCGCGGATCCGTTTTCAGCGCGGAGGACATGGTGGTCGTGAACGTTAACGAGGACAGGGACGCACTCATGCCGATCTGCGCGGAACCGCCGCCGGTCAGCTGCACCGGCGGATGACTAGGAAACGGATACTGCAAGCAGACCTTGCTGGTGCAGCCACCGCTGGACGCGAGGCCGCTCGTACTGCCGATCATCGAACCGACGTTCAGAACGCCGGTGAACTCTCTCGGTTCGTACTTTTCACTAAAGTTCTCTAAACGCTTAGAGTCTTCGTCGAACACACTCCGTTTGGCAAGAACCGACTTGACGATGTCGGACGGTTGCACCTCGTGCAGGTCCAGATCGAGCAGCTTGTGACGAAACCTAAAACGTTCGGACGCGGTGGCGTCGAGCTTGGCCAGCGCGTCGCCGCCAGCCGCGCTCAGCGCCCTCGAACCAGACCATTTCTCGTACTTCTCGTCGAGGGACCGTATCCTCTCCTCAAGGCTAGGCGACTGCGGTGCCGTCTCGCTGTCTGAGCTCGTTGGACTCGGGCTGAGATGACGAGGCGGCGGCGAAGCCGGCGGTTGAGGCGCTGTCCGCGGACTGGGCACCGTCGACAGGTTCGCGCATGGCGGACTGGCCACTTTCGCGAGACTGACGTTGCTCGATCGGTTGCTCccgctgctgttgttgttgctgctgctggtgttgttgttgttattgttgttgttgttcagCATCTGGGCGGCGAACCTCGGCAACGGCAACGACAGAGGCCCCTCGTGACTCCTTTCGCGAAACCGCCGCGGCTCACTGGGTACCAAGTTCTCGGGCCTCTCGTCGACCAACGGTGTTCCTGGTCGCGATCCATCGTGGTGCTCGTGATGCCTGCAAGAGATATTATTCGTTGGCTTTCTATTCAGACAGGACCCCATTAGTGTGCAAAAGTAGCAGAGCATGATCACGAGTTCCCGTAAAGAAATCCAAAGTGATACAATAAGAATTCGCTATCAAACAGAGACGATTGTGTAGATCTACCGCTCCCAAACGTAAACCTATTTACATCAGGGAGAAATGGACGttagaatttaaatattaactCTAACAATTGGGGAAATATTGTCGGTGATCAAGTTGTATAAGAATGACGTGTCTGCAAATATGATGATTGTATGATTACGATGCATACCTGCTAGTAACGTCGCGTCTGCGCTTGCAAGGTCCAGGACCTCTGCCTTCGCAGCTACCCCTCCTCGTCCCATGATGCACCACGACTTTGCTGTCGCTGACGCGCCGTATGTCCATGCCTTTTCTACTGGAGTGCGAGGTGACGAGCAAGGACGCGATTTCGGGCTCGTCGTCCTCGCACAGTATCGTCGTGGATGCTCCGTCGAGTTTCGCTCGTTTCTTCGGGGCGAAACCCACCTCGTCGCCGCTGCTGTGACACTCCTCGAGCTGCTCCAACAGGTGCACCCGTTCCTTTTGAAGGTGTCTGATGTCCGGCGGCGGTAACAATGGCGGTGGCGGCGCTGGCGGCTCGACGCTGGTCACCACGCTCTGCACGGCGTGACGACGCGACGGCGGCGGGCAGTCGTCGTCGTTGAGCTTACCGTCGCCCAGCACGCTGCTCTGGTAGTCGTCGTGACTGGCCCCGCTGCCCTGACTGAACTCGTCGTAGCTGCGGAACCGACGGGGCGCCGGTTCGCTATAGTCGCCGTCGTAATAGGTATCCTGGTAGGACCTCCTACTGCTACGGGACATCGCGGTGGGATGTGCAGGACTGGCACCAGGCGTACTGCCGCCTCCAGACGTGCGGGAGTAACTCGCCGTTCTCGACCTCGGGGGCGTCTCGTAACGGGTGAACCTGCTACTCGAGTTTGATACCGTCATCCCGGTGTCGAAACTACTACGCTCCCGCCTGGAAGGAATCCTTCAAATAACGAGTGTACTATATTTTCATGTTCTCATGTGTATGACCGTAATGTATCGCGGGGAGAAAGAAAGATCAGACTCGGGTGAAATAGAAAATCGacagtcgagcgcttgcgagagaggcaAGAGcgcagccctctggtggcgagtacaaaAGGCGACGCCACAAAATGTTCTCTTAAGAACTGATCTTTATTATTCCCTGCAATATACATAAGGTGTCTGGACCCAGACATTCGATCAACAGGTCGTTCGAAACAAATTATCAACCTCTGTGATCGAATAGCTTGCAAGACATCCACAATACGTTATAAATGTTAACCTCTTAACTGGGGAAGCTAACTTATCGATAGTGAGTTCTGTAAAAGTTAATGAGCCCAGAGTTAAGAGATTAATCTTTCATGAGCACACGTTTACGATAAATTAAGAAGTTTCAGTCTTCTAGCGTTATCGTACAGAGACATCCAGAATGTAGTGTTACGAGTAAGACTACATAATGCGCTAAAAAGTATACATACGAGACATCGAAGGTCGTCGCTGGGGAAGGCCTCGTGTCCCAAGGTTTTTCACCAGCGATGCCCTGCCGCTCAAGGTGCTCGTAAAACGTTTCCTGACACTCTCTGGAAGCAAAGTCCACTTGAAGCCGGCGTCCGCGAAGCGCTGCTCCCCTCATCTCCTTCACGGCGGCCTGCGCGCAACTGATTTGCTCGAAGAAGACCAGAGCGTGCCCACGCTCACGATCCACTACGACCTGAGATATCGGCCCGAACTGATTGAACTGCATGTTCAGGTACTTTTCCGACATACAATCTAAAAGAACGTTCGAGAAATTGTAAATTTATACGGCTCGACTGCGCTCATTTATCGTGCAACATAATTACTATAACCAGGGCCTCTGAGAGGAATTTTATCAGGGGGTACAAAGTTTCTTATGGGCCCCTTCCATTAGTCGATCCGTTTATTATCCGCTACGGTCCAATGACACGCGCACAGACGCCGAAAACATTTTTCAGAGCTCGCAGGAAATTTTCCGTACCCCCTACACACCCCCTCTCATGGACCCCGAGACTAATATTGACGCTATTGGCAACTCTCTCATCGAACCAGCTTCGCGTTAATTTCTATCGCCGATAAATTATCAGTCTATTTGTACAAGATAGTTGCAAACGCGAATCAGCGTTACGTGGAACAGGACGTTTCGTACAAGAAAATTATGGTAAGCGTAAGCCGCGCCCTTTTGGAACTATGCTCGACGCCAACTTGGTTGGCCGCTCAAGGCCGCGTCTCCACTGTGTGTGACGTCGCCAACTACCTCCCCCCCctcacacacacgcacacacacaagGTATTGTTACATACATGTTTCTTGCGTGAACAACACGTTTAGACTTACGAAATAGTATCACTGCGATGCAACCTTCGCCCGTCTTCTTGCTGCCCTCTTCTTGCGCTCTTACATTAACTTACTTCTCCCACGTACGGTCGTCGTCTTAGTCCAGCGTACACGGCTTCGTCCCCCTCTACATTCCGCATTGCACTTATTCGTACGGGCTACTACGCACACGTAACGCGGCATCAGCCAGCGTTTCTGTACCAAACCGACGGAGACAGAGCGGGGGGAAGGACCCTGATTCTTCGGAGCTCACGTCGAACAGAACTCCTGCAACCTGACGTCCCTATTTCTTTCGTTACTGATGTTATGTACTGTCGTGAGACGTGAGATAGAGCGGCAGAGTAGCTAAACGGTACGGTGGGGGTTACCCCTCGATGGCCTTGAGCGGCCAACTAAGTTGGCGTCGAGCATAGTTTCAAGGAAACGAGGACTTATCGATACATTAACGGCTCAAAGTAATCTCGTAATTTGTTCGAACGGAGCAGCTACTATTTCGCTCGGTGTGATAAAAATGAATCGTATGTCGATATAGTTTCTTGAGAAGCCAATTTTGGGCGGGAAAAGGGGTGTTGCAAACACGCTTTATGATAATTACCTCCAATGCCATCGACCCAAACACAGGACGTGGGCATCGACTTTCCAAATCCAAGTTTTATTCGATTTGCACCCAGGTGTTCGCCGTCCATCGATCGCATAGCTTTGACGACGCTACCGATGTCAGAGTATTGGCAGAAAGCATAGCTTGACACCGCGCCCTGTTTCTTAATATCTATTTCCTGTAAGATCAAAGAAACATCGTATTCACTTTCCTGCTTGTACCGCTAACCATTCGATACTCAAATATTGACGCAATTTTTGGTGGTGCAATTTTTGGGTTCGTTGCGCAGGGTGttccataaaaattttaatacctcCGTGAGAACgttgtttcaagaaaaaaaatatatccAAGTACTCTCATATGAACAAGGTTTCATTAGCCATACTATTT
This genomic window from Colletes latitarsis isolate SP2378_abdomen chromosome 8, iyColLati1, whole genome shotgun sequence contains:
- the LOC143344622 gene encoding uncharacterized protein LOC143344622 isoform X3, which gives rise to MVRETRHLWVGNLPENIREDRIREHFKRYGRVQSVKLLPRGEECPVDGGSGGSLGEGNEGGSGSSSGNGSSGGGSGSSNSTGGASATVAFMDIKSAAKAHATEHTLDERALTTQYYEPQHLQHRFPSHGSSEDHGSGVVSGGGVSGVGGVGVVGSGIVVGSVGGGVSGGGGSSVAGGGGGAGGGVSAVGSGLSVVVVGGVGVGGGGGGGGGGINDRERDRERERDRDRDRDRDRDRDRDRERERDRERERDRERERERDRDRERAGEGFESRGSHGSFYSSERSGRGVGSGGGVGVVGGVGGGGGVVVGGHPADPSPGDPGGYIPRGRPPPASSYHVTSTRARDRLYSRTGPYASGPPPPPHLDRHRGGLPPSSWSAYESTTSRYGTAPPPPSPANNDAYQDEQGGGGGGGSSSSGVLRQHKKQRRKSRSGSSSPSGSSRSCSSSSSRSGSSAGSTSGGSTSPGSSPHRTGNAAVTEDRRPLAICVRNLPARSSDTSLKDGLFHEYKKHGKVTWVKVVGAAGDRYALVCFKKPEDVEKALEVSHDKLFFGCKIEVAPYQGYDVEDNEFRPYEAELDEYHPKATRTLFIGNLEKDVTASELRKHFEPFGEIIEIDIKKQGAVSSYAFCQYSDIGSVVKAMRSMDGEHLGANRIKLGFGKSMPTSCVWVDGIGDCMSEKYLNMQFNQFGPISQVVVDRERGHALVFFEQISCAQAAVKEMRGAALRGRRLQVDFASRECQETFYEHLERQGIAGEKPWDTRPSPATTFDVSIPSRRERSSFDTGMTVSNSSSRFTRYETPPRSRTASYSRTSGGGSTPGASPAHPTAMSRSSRRSYQDTYYDGDYSEPAPRRFRSYDEFSQGSGASHDDYQSSVLGDGKLNDDDCPPPSRRHAVQSVVTSVEPPAPPPPLLPPPDIRHLQKERVHLLEQLEECHSSGDEVGFAPKKRAKLDGASTTILCEDDEPEIASLLVTSHSSRKGMDIRRVSDSKVVVHHGTRRGSCEGRGPGPCKRRRDVTSRHHEHHDGSRPGTPLVDERPENLVPSEPRRFRERSHEGPLSLPLPRFAAQMLNNNNNNNNNTSSSNNNSSGSNRSSNVSLAKVASPPCANLSTVPSPRTAPQPPASPPPRHLSPSPTSSDSETAPQSPSLEERIRSLDEKYEKWSGSRALSAAGGDALAKLDATASERFRFRHKLLDLDLHEVQPSDIVKSVLAKRSVFDEDSKRLENFSEKYEPREFTGVLNVGSMIGSTSGLASSGGCTSKVCLQYPFPSHPPVQLTGGGSAQIGMSASLSSLTFTTTMSSALKTDPRTTVQHNCVHPTPATPITPGTSIKTVSPELPPVSLPIGLGSGTAASSGNSSGLTSASSILSSNGSVSSIHVLGASTSRGLTTAATSTPTATTASIVAFPTPTPMTTTSVTATAATTTTTTSTTPATTTASSTVSSSSSQYQPSMSSAASTVPPSSTTSSSNSSCSSSSSSSVDSSRSRLRKEIGGSRESRDSRDSKDGRDSKYSKNKDCQRKSRKEDADVERSRKDREEKDSLVNDVVESDGHAREFKENKEVRYERKEREEKEKERREKDDRERQERREKEDRDRQERKEREERREKDEERRERERLDKERHEKDKREREERERERKEREESEAKEKERREKERLEREKREREEKERQERREREERERREREDRDRKERELRLEREKQEKERVRKEREEQERREKEERDRRREEKERLDRERKREREEKERLERERRKEKEERERAEKEKREKEERERFEREKHDREKRRDREDQERREKEKSERDKRRDRDDKDKDKRDRDESRRQPTENHLHQSVSQSQNQISPAPVSIKRRCSSQDGPTEDEAKRMKISEHWRDRPRQNRRSEDRKHRNDSHRSSRDSRESRDSKESSSGSTQAQDSRETSHGELNRESNRESRENNRDSGKEKQRSKKNRSEKESRERSPRVSHESDKEFLSRLELSKRNDSNSPSEQTSVGSNHSREIQQHHQQQSSMNLHSDVDDPLSTHDMEVTRHPLATDTDSDEPKKHSIFDIVDDEPAYISMYDKVKARSTKNMQKLEEEKRQVRLKDKFSQLKQSRARREEKKQSTSWDGDSVSSKALTEDEATSESDSARAKSLSRKGSRSRIHSDTSEEDESFNNKIRKVKTERFLESDVDLGFADTEEKHNPLETSTVVVSHATVKEEPRTSDDDERISVAFRGNHPAIVVNNHERDSRKKSHKKKQKRQKNSMSTEDSLKNESSESIEHKNKSNIVTGNTECRPNHTSEPAVITTPTTPGTTVLENTNEERIRSEKKQRNKKDKRRDRNGDEKTKARRKRLNRQEVRDSQRMEDIFGPLSDDVDDGPSNTFFNHLGNMAPENNAYATDSDGGHSPVLDVERVRRKTEKKRRHQPEDENSVDLAEAGREIEAKLLGLPNSPKSGIVCTENNDHDVFRFTDDNDSVEPSTPSTVPEKVKEKKKKRKKSKEERSRKDYHHHHHHHHHHHEKSGELPYLGADPSPPRASSPLITKTMSPTLPSPRDTLLSPIPKVTSSVATVPSMSPPVASGGIQSSKPDKKKDKFIPGFGIEIDETIHENAVKSISEPEEREGSCQPRSGREETDVAAPTTPPAQTEDKPRVAISQEETEDAVAALLEETFGGSTEDFSYEGEEEDAEVDDTVGQQPEAPQEDVEEMQQAVESLNASAGEGETDLKPDTPQSEHDLQIDTDTEEDPNYETFDLTQPPKTPDIPSFYKSPTKTISTVAAAAPPSIAVAEKPVETRIAVPAKPQSPPASVIAHSWNLNEKPREVVKAVQQLETTDTTISRTSPERITTQQAHRVSTSPPPQYKQPALGPCSVPITSETPRIAAASPRPPNTVQSLYQKLPVSPQSQMVPMRQASPRMQNISTVSSSAASNLTPLPPLVPSRIPPLVPSQLSPRVSQPLSPNGQWSRNPSLSPHVPNVGKPSPPPARIAVSATVSSHRPETPSQQIYSTAATQQPVIQHAPGMRALAPSYPRGGLPPLTLNIPHRPYMPVKSSRDSALGGKSVIETLLPVNPNEPPQRLEEPKLSPAVIPEPTNKASTSPKVPSPNQPPTYIPETAKIEINASTSSPVFGKPTTIADTCTLTSRSQKQMPGSITTDNNLLSPRQKQELSSLQLLTTHVPRSSTPSPVIVAHGQSHLVHKSVVHSIGASTVATTNQPLIKTVVPIVSQQIAPTVPVTVPEEKCIISQTLPLSTAQRHSPVSQGNQIPKPHIPLVSTVSQAIITRAAPSVVSAIPTPAVTEQTKIECLEPPEQELEVDPNAQMTQTAQPMQLTPPIQPTQPMDIVKDEPVEVKHEETPIKEEFPSTESEFPLKQPCANETKPKIEQSDPVKVEKPSCIPKVEATENIVPKVEIETVKSEPVSEIKEEEITKENEEPEIEEEPAEDPLKEPSTDPLAIDVSKEDPADSKEDSDYWSAKEVNIESVIKKVDALCDGEGNDGDEETQHGPNLSNETQEQPKNEPEWFGTEPTENESKKNFSTNDEQDEGVETCESESTRSRRSRTKNRRGVSSRGGVTTRRSVRNTTTFPHKRGSKASRGSKHHVEKNKLPADVYEFHDDSEEDNAGRPRLILTIKSPVPSLVGSNAQPATPIAAVKEVPPEEFVSPAANTRKSKRLAERDGSRNTIDDVIEDVVRGSAANKGLAGGTTGVHATRRSTRHNNAPRNVQSTVQLTEPRKSTRGGRKSIRRTSENNDDSSEEKVKEVPPPPPEPPSKEEVAPVRDEPPKVEETSQPNPPPTQKPLSHEPMTLIDPVTGMLIPMRESEEGQYIPVSTAAGQIQAATRAAGMITANATTEALRPKPPQIENLTKPEESKKEQTVEPVQTPQIQPQTSVITKPQSPAVQVTSTASIVQTVTTSTTVACIPATTVATTITAPPICTTQPKPTSLKAHVLNASKLVTPPVQQQIVITKPTVPSVPSQSVVQNIVKPTQAVQGLHLQIPSGRVVSPSLSPRTKQAPQISAANGKSQGQPMSPVLNNTGVPPNPKQHLLQAAKQQASTIVNLPQKLPMNVHPASVTPAPTPRIHQPVSQPTALKGINGQPHPMNPKAHLLQAVVPPIVAGAVASPPTQPHLMNPQPVGVNCSRLPAPKPPVTGTMEPPKVEVSMSGCIMVPTASPQSRGVPISSYDGPLHGSAGAAPSPGGQYGLVPPHRSQSPPLPPPAHHHANASQGDVVNHYGGLTRGGELPPHYMHPQVLQYQYLRAQQEALTAPRIAYHIPGTRSPHLPLDPKLETGIEDSHSPPLELRRSTRTPQDRTTDSPQVAQVYMLHGAARLPPPPPQYNAGTNPTLTGAPAAARGGFYEPPPAHLRSQYPIAASEAPSDRAITPDRPRKHQVVTPPHASQVPPQADSFQMLLQRYPVMWQGLLALKNDQAAVQMHFVFGNPNVARDSLPCNSDGSTPPLRIAQRMRLEQTQVEGVARKMQMDNEHCMLLALPCGRDEVDVLQQSKNLQTGFIMYLQQKQAAGIVNIAAPGSQQPAYVVHIFPSCDFANESLARIAPDLLHRVAKIAHLLIVIATV